A window from Nitrospirota bacterium encodes these proteins:
- a CDS encoding alpha/beta hydrolase yields MSLEFFEINPQKGKPLGCVIGLHGLGANGKDLMPLAEQLNLPQTKFIFPNGPFPVEYSYEGRAWYQLPRENGRGIPVSRKKLIELVQQIESSGIPAREIMIAGFSQGAVMSLDAGLRYPNKLCGLMALSGYLHAPERLSEEKSSENKGLPVLVCHGVEDDVLPVQGSREAALVLEKEGYSVAYHEFPIGHQIVPEELRIIRQFILTSLHRSLFPS; encoded by the coding sequence ATGAGTCTGGAGTTTTTTGAAATCAATCCCCAAAAAGGAAAGCCTCTGGGATGCGTCATAGGCCTTCATGGACTGGGGGCAAACGGAAAAGACCTCATGCCCCTGGCCGAACAACTCAATCTTCCTCAAACAAAGTTTATTTTTCCGAACGGTCCGTTTCCGGTTGAATATTCCTACGAGGGGAGAGCCTGGTATCAGCTTCCCCGTGAAAACGGGAGAGGAATTCCGGTTAGCCGAAAAAAGTTAATTGAACTGGTTCAGCAAATCGAATCTTCGGGGATCCCCGCGCGAGAAATTATGATCGCCGGATTTTCGCAAGGTGCGGTGATGAGTCTGGACGCCGGCCTTCGTTATCCCAACAAGCTTTGCGGATTAATGGCTTTAAGCGGCTATCTCCATGCCCCCGAAAGGCTTTCCGAAGAAAAATCTTCAGAAAATAAAGGTCTGCCGGTTCTAGTCTGCCACGGCGTCGAGGATGATGTTCTCCCGGTTCAGGGGAGCCGAGAAGCGGCGTTGGTTTTGGAAAAAGAAGGATATTCCGTGGCCTACCATGAATTCCCCATCGGCCATCAGATTGTTCCGGAAGAATTGCGTATTATTCGTCAGTTTATTCTCACCTCCCTCCACCGATCCCTGTTTCCTTCTTAA